AGCACGCGCCGACGTGCTGCTGCGCATCTCGAGCATGACGCTGCCGCACGGCATGGTGCGCGTGCTGCTCGCCGAACAGCTTTACCGGGCGTGGAGCATCACGCAGAATCACCCCTACCACCGCGCATGACGTGTCGTCCTCGAGACGCGCGCCGGGCGCGCTCAACGAGATAACGACACCATGCCGTCCAGCACGTCCCCGCGCTTTTCCCGATCCTTTACCTCGCTTCGCAAAGCCCCCGCCGCCAGGAGCTGCTGCTGCAGATCGGCGTACGCTTCGAGCTGCTGCTGCCGCGCCCCGACGAGGACGCCGAGGCGCTCGAAGCCGAACTGCCCGGCGAAGCCGCCGACGCGTACGTGCGGCGCGTGACCGTCGCGAAGGCCGAGGCTGCGCGCGCACGTCTCGTCGCGAGCGGCAAACCGGCCGCGCCGGTGCTCGTTGCGGACACCACGGTGACGATCGACGGCGCGATCCTCGGCAAGCCGGCCGACGCCGACGATGCGCTCGCGATGCTCACCCGCCTCGCGGGCCGCGAACACGAAGTCCTGACCGCCGTCGCCGTGATCGGCGCCGACGGCGAACTGCTGCCGCCCGCGCTGTCGCGCTCGTCGGTACGCTTTTCGAACGCACCGCGCGACGCATACGTGCGCTACGTCGAAACCGGCGAGCCGTTCGGCAAGGCCGGCGCGTACGCGATCCAGGGCCGCGCGGCCGAATTCATCGAGCGAATCGACGGGTCCCATTCAGGTATCATGGGTCTGCCCCTTTTTGAGACTGCCGCGCTGCTGCGTACCGCATGCGTCGCCTTCTGAACCGCACCATGAACGAAGAAATCCTGATCAACCTCACGCCGCAGGAAACGCGCGTCGCACTCGTCCAGCAAGGTGCGGTGCAGGAGCTTCACGTCGAGCGCACGCTGTCGCGCGGGCGGGTCGGCAACATCTATCTCGGCAAGGTCGTGCGCGTGCTGCCCGGCATGCAGTCGGCGTTCATCGACATCGGCCTCGAACGCGCGGCGTTCCTGCACGTCGCCGACATCTGGCATCCGCGCCTCGCGGGCGAGCCGCAGTCGGGCGCGCCGCACCAGCCGATCGAGAAGATCGTGTTCGAGGGCCAGACGCTGATGGTCCAGGTGATCAAGGACCCGATTGGCACGAAGGGCGCGCGGCTGTCGACGCAGGTCAGTATCGCGGGGCGCACGCTCGTCTACCTGCCGCAGGAGCCGCATATCGGCATCTCGCAGAAAATCGAGAGCGAGGCCGAGCGCGAGGCCGTGCGCGCGCGCCTGACGGCCGTGATCCCGCCGGACGAGAAAGGCGGCTACATCGTGCGCACGATCGCCGAGGATGCGACCTCCGACGAACTGGCCGGCGACGTCACGTACCTGCGCAAGACCTGGGCGACGATCGTCGCACAAGCGCAGCGTCTGCCGGCGACGAGCCTGCTGTATCAGGATCTCGATCTCGCGCAGCGCGTGCTGCGCGATTTCGCGAACGACGACACGACGCGCATCCAGGTCGATTCGCGCGAGACGTACCAGCGCCTGTCGGAATTCGCGGGCGAATTCACGCCAGCCGTGAGCCCGAAGCTGCATCACTACACGGGCGAGCGGCCGCTGTTCGACCTGTACAACATCGAGACGGAGATCCAGCGCGCGCTGTCGCGCCGCGTCGACCTGAAATCGGGCGGTTACCTGATGATCGACCAGACCGAGGCGATGACGACGATCGACGTGAACACGGGCGGCTATGTCGGCGCGCGCAACTTCGACGACACGATCTTCAAGACCAACCTCGAGGCCGCGCATACGATCGCGCGGCAACTGCGGCTGCGCAACCTCGGCGGGATCATCATCATCGACTTCATCGACATGGAGAACGCCGAGCACCGCGACGCGGTGCTGTCCGAGCTGAAGAAGGCGCTGTCGCGCGACCGCACGCGCGTGACGGTCAACGGTTTCTCGCAGCTCGGGCTCGTCGAGATGACGCGCAAGCGCACGCGCGAATCGCTCGCGCACGTGCTGTGCGAACCATGCCCGACCTGCCAGGGCAAGGGCCAGGTGAAGACGTCGCGCACCGTGTGCTACGACATCCTGCGCGAAATCCTGCGCGAGTCGCGG
This DNA window, taken from Burkholderia cenocepacia, encodes the following:
- a CDS encoding nucleoside triphosphate pyrophosphatase, with product MLYLASQSPRRQELLLQIGVRFELLLPRPDEDAEALEAELPGEAADAYVRRVTVAKAEAARARLVASGKPAAPVLVADTTVTIDGAILGKPADADDALAMLTRLAGREHEVLTAVAVIGADGELLPPALSRSSVRFSNAPRDAYVRYVETGEPFGKAGAYAIQGRAAEFIERIDGSHSGIMGLPLFETAALLRTACVAF
- the rng gene encoding ribonuclease G, which codes for MNEEILINLTPQETRVALVQQGAVQELHVERTLSRGRVGNIYLGKVVRVLPGMQSAFIDIGLERAAFLHVADIWHPRLAGEPQSGAPHQPIEKIVFEGQTLMVQVIKDPIGTKGARLSTQVSIAGRTLVYLPQEPHIGISQKIESEAEREAVRARLTAVIPPDEKGGYIVRTIAEDATSDELAGDVTYLRKTWATIVAQAQRLPATSLLYQDLDLAQRVLRDFANDDTTRIQVDSRETYQRLSEFAGEFTPAVSPKLHHYTGERPLFDLYNIETEIQRALSRRVDLKSGGYLMIDQTEAMTTIDVNTGGYVGARNFDDTIFKTNLEAAHTIARQLRLRNLGGIIIIDFIDMENAEHRDAVLSELKKALSRDRTRVTVNGFSQLGLVEMTRKRTRESLAHVLCEPCPTCQGKGQVKTSRTVCYDILREILRESRQFNPREFRVIAAQQVIDLFLDEESQHLAMLIDFIGKPVSLQVESNLSQEQYDIVLM